One window from the genome of Metabacillus flavus encodes:
- a CDS encoding YwqH-like family protein, with the protein MFGESMSELRQQLAKKEQELTELENAATQLEEIYQDFLDNEKLILEPILEAKTWSGKAANKFNEARGRELTEAYKEVYLQLVQAYRVVIYCINETKEDIASLKSKIVQLEEEEKLKALNA; encoded by the coding sequence GTGTTTGGTGAGTCTATGTCCGAATTACGTCAACAGCTAGCAAAGAAAGAACAAGAACTTACAGAGCTTGAGAATGCTGCAACACAATTGGAAGAGATTTATCAGGATTTCCTTGATAATGAGAAATTAATATTAGAACCTATCTTAGAAGCAAAAACTTGGTCGGGAAAAGCAGCAAATAAATTCAATGAGGCCAGGGGAAGAGAACTTACTGAAGCTTATAAAGAAGTTTACTTGCAATTGGTTCAGGCATATCGTGTTGTAATTTATTGCATTAATGAAACAAAAGAAGATATAGCATCATTGAAATCTAAAATTGTACAACTTGAGGAAGAAGAGAAATTAAAAGCATTGAATGCTTAA
- a CDS encoding DUF5344 family protein has product MANEIKVKLEEVYKSLDQLNKTAEGLSFKTISLKGDNVLNMAEKMDQLNKDINLLTEEYKSLLKVNLQLTKQSVNELDNADKDVASSYK; this is encoded by the coding sequence ATGGCCAACGAAATTAAAGTTAAATTGGAAGAAGTGTACAAATCCCTGGATCAACTCAATAAGACTGCTGAAGGATTAAGTTTTAAGACAATATCTCTTAAAGGCGATAATGTTTTGAACATGGCAGAAAAAATGGATCAGCTTAACAAAGATATCAACTTGTTAACAGAAGAATACAAATCTTTATTGAAAGTTAACCTTCAGTTAACGAAGCAATCAGTAAACGAACTGGATAACGCAGATAAGGATGTAGCTTCTTCTTATAAATAA
- a CDS encoding LXG domain-containing protein, giving the protein MKVLDVNALNDGIDATVKSIDEHLKEIKVFAESLSSFLSIEDSFKGETANAIRSFYQESHIPFLVYYGRVLTEYRRNLKNMSDAIQAVEPESNGYIIENFLEKDVTEGLNKVKDVTISLTDEVNAIIDQIKDITSINHIKDGQLIDEVKAMKNRTEETIKSLQKMDSEQSKTLDETIENVTVLQSYTKEIKSKFSSNKMSVSNFKMPQLQETKSYQKLQEKISEKDWTALEVMDTGILFDATAPVSSAGSAFGVISEGIALGSTAWSVKKGFEITSKNNTYYIRGGTAIGLKTDELRKLPKNYVESQAKIGNLTNVAEQVRPATAIKQALKSKLGWFGIGVSTVENINENVQANESNAKITGDAIVDVGVGAVTLAAGATSVALVTALGAPVLGAAAIGFGISVGASYLLDGVKFGKEETSISDGIKSGVEKGIKTIAGWFK; this is encoded by the coding sequence ATGAAAGTTTTAGATGTAAATGCTTTAAACGACGGGATTGATGCTACTGTCAAAAGCATAGACGAACATTTGAAAGAGATAAAGGTTTTTGCAGAATCTTTATCGTCCTTTTTATCTATTGAAGATTCTTTTAAAGGGGAGACTGCAAATGCTATTCGATCCTTTTATCAGGAAAGCCATATTCCATTTCTAGTTTATTACGGAAGGGTACTAACTGAATATCGCCGAAATTTAAAAAATATGTCTGATGCTATCCAAGCCGTCGAGCCGGAAAGCAACGGTTATATTATAGAGAATTTCTTGGAAAAGGACGTAACTGAGGGCCTTAATAAAGTAAAGGATGTAACTATCAGTCTTACAGATGAAGTAAATGCTATAATTGATCAGATTAAAGATATAACCTCAATTAATCATATTAAAGATGGGCAATTAATAGATGAAGTGAAAGCAATGAAAAATCGTACTGAAGAAACCATTAAAAGCCTCCAGAAAATGGACTCTGAACAATCTAAAACACTTGATGAAACAATAGAAAATGTTACAGTCCTCCAAAGCTACACTAAAGAAATTAAATCTAAGTTCAGCAGCAACAAAATGTCCGTGAGTAATTTCAAAATGCCCCAGTTGCAAGAAACAAAGAGCTATCAGAAGCTCCAAGAAAAAATTAGTGAGAAGGATTGGACAGCTTTGGAAGTGATGGATACAGGCATTTTATTTGATGCAACAGCGCCTGTTTCTTCTGCGGGCAGCGCTTTTGGAGTTATTTCTGAAGGCATTGCCTTAGGAAGTACTGCATGGTCAGTGAAAAAAGGATTTGAAATTACAAGTAAAAACAACACTTACTATATAAGAGGCGGCACCGCCATTGGACTTAAAACAGATGAACTAAGAAAATTGCCTAAAAATTATGTTGAAAGTCAGGCGAAAATAGGAAATCTGACAAATGTAGCTGAGCAGGTAAGACCCGCAACAGCTATAAAACAAGCATTAAAAAGTAAGCTGGGCTGGTTTGGCATTGGAGTGTCAACTGTAGAGAATATAAATGAAAATGTTCAAGCCAATGAATCCAATGCTAAAATTACTGGAGACGCAATAGTTGATGTAGGGGTAGGAGCTGTAACCCTTGCAGCTGGTGCTACTTCAGTTGCGCTAGTGACAGCATTGGGGGCACCTGTTTTAGGAGCAGCAGCAATAGGGTTCGGAATTTCAGTCGGCGCGTCTTATCTATTAGACGGGGTTAAGTTTGGAAAAGAAGAAACCAGCATATCGGACGGTATAAAAAGTGGAGTAGAAAAAGGTATTAAAACTATTGCAGGATGGTTTAAGTAA
- a CDS encoding DUF4176 domain-containing protein — translation MHKMENLLPIGSIVILEGGNIKLMIYGRKQILVTDDDRNGQLFDYLSAPYPEGYVSQEYTYVFNHENIAEVVFKGHIDSEEEEFQKVLQKATAE, via the coding sequence ATGCATAAAATGGAAAACCTTTTGCCAATAGGATCTATTGTTATTTTAGAAGGTGGAAATATTAAACTTATGATTTATGGGAGAAAACAAATATTAGTAACAGATGATGATAGAAATGGTCAGTTATTTGATTATCTATCTGCACCATATCCAGAAGGGTACGTATCACAGGAATATACATATGTCTTTAATCATGAAAATATTGCCGAAGTTGTTTTTAAAGGTCACATTGATTCTGAAGAAGAGGAATTTCAGAAAGTGCTGCAAAAGGCAACTGCAGAATAA
- a CDS encoding MarR family winged helix-turn-helix transcriptional regulator has translation MKKKQITQEEMNIWHMWKGSYQSIFGRVVKDLTDQTGLSEGDFGILDRLDQFGNGELRQQELADSMNWDKSRLSHHLTRMEKRGLVVRKPSDSDRGVQVIITEAGKTALNEALPVVSEAIREHFLSLLTEEDVESIGRIGERVRKSYS, from the coding sequence ATGAAGAAAAAACAAATCACTCAAGAAGAAATGAACATATGGCATATGTGGAAAGGCTCTTATCAGAGCATCTTTGGCCGCGTCGTCAAAGACCTGACAGACCAAACTGGACTATCTGAGGGGGATTTCGGAATACTTGACCGGCTCGATCAATTTGGAAACGGCGAGCTCCGCCAGCAGGAACTCGCTGACTCCATGAACTGGGACAAAAGCAGACTATCCCACCACCTGACACGAATGGAAAAGCGCGGACTTGTTGTAAGGAAACCATCAGACTCAGATCGAGGAGTTCAAGTTATTATTACGGAAGCTGGAAAAACCGCTTTGAATGAAGCTCTTCCGGTTGTTTCGGAGGCTATAAGAGAGCATTTTTTGAGTTTGTTGACGGAGGAGGATGTGGAGTCGATTGGGAGGATTGGGGAGAGGGTGAGAAAAAGTTACTCTTAA
- a CDS encoding aldo/keto reductase yields MNYVKLGRSGLDVSRLCLGCMSFGVPERGNTPWSLSEEESRPIIKKALDMGINFFSTANMYSDGTSEEIVGRALKDFARRDEVVVATKVFVPMRKGPNGMGLSRKAIMTEIDNSLQRLGMDYIDLYQIHRWDPHTPIEETMEALHDVVKAGKVRYIGASSMLAWQFLKAQHTAELHGWTRFISMENRLNLLYREEEREMLPLCKEEGVGVTPYLPLAAGRLTREWREQTHRSENDQVAKALFSRTEEADRKVAERVAEVAAGRGVPRAQIALAWILQKEEVTSPIIGATKVNHLEDAVSALSMRLTEEEIESLEELYVPHGLV; encoded by the coding sequence ATGAACTATGTAAAGCTTGGGAGATCTGGGTTGGATGTTTCGCGGCTGTGTCTTGGATGTATGAGCTTCGGTGTGCCGGAACGCGGCAATACTCCGTGGTCGCTAAGTGAAGAGGAGAGCAGGCCCATTATTAAAAAAGCACTTGATATGGGCATCAATTTTTTCAGCACGGCGAATATGTATTCCGATGGAACGAGTGAAGAAATCGTAGGGCGCGCTTTAAAGGATTTTGCCCGGCGGGATGAGGTCGTCGTTGCCACGAAGGTATTTGTGCCAATGCGAAAGGGTCCGAATGGAATGGGGCTTTCCCGTAAAGCGATCATGACTGAGATTGATAACAGTCTGCAGAGGCTTGGGATGGACTACATCGATTTGTACCAGATTCATCGCTGGGATCCGCATACCCCGATTGAAGAAACGATGGAGGCTCTTCACGATGTAGTCAAGGCAGGAAAAGTCCGTTACATCGGAGCTTCCTCTATGCTTGCCTGGCAGTTCCTGAAAGCTCAGCATACGGCGGAGCTTCATGGCTGGACCCGCTTTATCTCCATGGAAAACAGGCTCAACCTGCTTTACCGGGAGGAAGAAAGGGAAATGCTGCCGCTTTGCAAGGAGGAGGGAGTGGGCGTCACCCCATACCTGCCGCTGGCTGCCGGCAGGTTAACACGGGAATGGAGAGAGCAGACCCACCGATCTGAAAATGACCAGGTTGCAAAGGCGCTGTTTTCAAGAACAGAGGAAGCGGACCGGAAAGTAGCGGAGAGAGTAGCGGAAGTGGCAGCTGGACGTGGCGTTCCGCGTGCACAAATTGCACTTGCCTGGATTCTGCAGAAGGAGGAAGTCACATCTCCGATCATCGGAGCGACAAAGGTGAACCATCTTGAAGATGCGGTTTCGGCATTGTCTATGAGATTAACAGAGGAAGAGATAGAGAGTTTGGAAGAGCTGTATGTGCCGCATGGGCTGGTTTGA
- a CDS encoding CopG family antitoxin: MDEARRNKKRMDELGRVFIDDLNEIPQNMTEEETKQFWEKHAMSEGLLNETHIEDEEDLPLPRKQSTKPINLRIESDLLSRLQKVAEKKNVPYQTLLKQFVAERVYEEEKREKILY; the protein is encoded by the coding sequence ATGGATGAGGCTAGAAGAAACAAGAAAAGAATGGATGAGCTAGGCAGAGTTTTCATTGATGACCTGAATGAAATTCCTCAAAATATGACAGAAGAAGAAACAAAGCAATTTTGGGAGAAGCATGCAATGAGCGAGGGCTTGCTGAATGAAACACATATTGAAGATGAGGAGGATTTGCCTTTACCCCGCAAGCAGTCCACTAAGCCCATTAACCTTAGAATAGAAAGCGACCTGCTGTCCCGGCTTCAGAAGGTGGCTGAAAAGAAAAATGTACCCTATCAGACTTTATTAAAGCAGTTTGTGGCAGAGAGAGTCTATGAAGAAGAGAAGAGAGAGAAAATTTTGTACTAA
- a CDS encoding SEC-C metal-binding domain-containing protein produces MAEALCSQLSTEAIPKLVDFMEQGYDNGLLEFERDLYATCIISGVDHPKLQTWKSIIEKREAKTTRGRIVFTPPAPSAPTNNITRNAPCPSGSGKKYKKCCGK; encoded by the coding sequence ATGGCAGAAGCGTTATGCAGCCAGCTGTCAACCGAGGCCATTCCCAAACTGGTAGACTTTATGGAACAAGGATATGACAATGGTCTTCTTGAATTTGAAAGGGATCTGTACGCAACCTGCATAATCAGCGGCGTGGACCACCCGAAACTGCAAACATGGAAATCGATAATCGAAAAAAGAGAAGCGAAAACCACTAGGGGGAGGATCGTATTCACACCGCCAGCACCCTCTGCCCCAACAAACAATATCACCCGCAATGCTCCATGCCCTTCCGGAAGCGGGAAGAAGTACAAGAAGTGCTGCGGGAAATAG
- a CDS encoding SEC-C metal-binding domain-containing protein, translated as MEKVVNYKLKSHILEAVENQLKMNDPKCTKQTLNRLVDSGFKTEQSKEMIAAILAEEMWYVMNDNELFNPKRYAKKLSLLPDYLEAGESKNTTRTLKAEPAIGRNEPCKCGSGKKFKKCCGLSNNKRMEQ; from the coding sequence ATGGAGAAAGTGGTTAACTATAAGTTGAAATCTCACATATTAGAAGCAGTAGAAAATCAGCTGAAGATGAATGATCCAAAGTGCACGAAACAGACATTAAACCGGTTAGTTGATTCAGGGTTCAAAACAGAACAGTCAAAAGAGATGATCGCCGCTATACTTGCAGAAGAAATGTGGTATGTCATGAATGATAATGAGCTATTTAATCCAAAGCGGTATGCGAAAAAGCTTTCATTGCTTCCGGACTATTTAGAGGCAGGGGAATCCAAAAATACAACAAGAACATTGAAAGCTGAACCTGCAATTGGCAGAAATGAACCTTGCAAGTGCGGCAGTGGCAAGAAATTTAAAAAGTGCTGCGGACTGAGTAATAACAAGCGAATGGAGCAGTAA
- a CDS encoding DUF5085 family protein codes for MIEENTEITYRNVASKYYRFVPDEIGLAIRDFQKLLADKGVTPKGPLFFSILSDPNSEVMTSEIFIPIEEDRIEDRKEHDITFKSYFGVYGLITARIAGEFNEKSQETYWELAQYLEVNELPQTTPFFVELKQTYDGTSYVEMSIGAF; via the coding sequence ATGATCGAGGAAAATACTGAGATTACTTACAGAAACGTAGCCTCCAAATATTATCGTTTCGTGCCGGATGAAATCGGACTTGCCATTCGGGATTTCCAAAAGCTCCTTGCAGATAAAGGAGTTACCCCGAAGGGTCCGCTGTTTTTTTCCATACTCAGCGACCCGAATTCAGAGGTGATGACATCGGAAATATTTATACCTATTGAGGAAGACAGAATTGAAGACCGAAAAGAGCACGACATTACGTTTAAAAGCTATTTTGGTGTCTATGGATTAATTACAGCCAGAATAGCTGGAGAATTCAACGAGAAGTCACAGGAAACCTATTGGGAATTAGCTCAATATCTGGAAGTGAATGAATTACCTCAGACAACTCCTTTTTTTGTGGAACTCAAACAAACCTATGATGGTACTTCGTATGTAGAAATGAGTATTGGAGCTTTTTAA
- a CDS encoding DUF5085 family protein — translation MPIEKKPLIFDHLITYVISQPKNNWQEGNFVMETLLLSHDIYRNGPIFFTYNEAVRNAETGNFTYFMPINDSITFEKNGDFQYMDTFTVDNALVLRQAQEEPDFYAAYQKVKDYATENEIQLTETYYCVLLEVYGEYMIDLYVPIKEEGYAS, via the coding sequence ATGCCCATTGAAAAAAAACCATTAATTTTTGATCATTTGATTACTTACGTTATCAGCCAGCCAAAGAATAATTGGCAGGAGGGCAATTTCGTTATGGAAACGCTCCTTCTCTCACATGACATATATAGAAACGGCCCTATCTTTTTTACATACAATGAGGCAGTCAGGAATGCTGAGACCGGCAATTTTACTTACTTTATGCCAATCAACGATTCGATCACCTTTGAGAAGAATGGCGATTTTCAATATATGGATACGTTCACAGTTGATAATGCACTGGTTTTACGTCAGGCCCAAGAAGAGCCCGATTTTTATGCTGCCTATCAGAAGGTAAAGGATTATGCCACAGAAAATGAGATCCAATTAACGGAAACCTATTATTGTGTTCTGCTGGAGGTATATGGGGAGTACATGATTGATCTTTACGTGCCAATCAAGGAAGAAGGCTATGCTTCATGA
- a CDS encoding ABC transporter ATPase has translation MKKYLSVEDFRVLRKPLESGRQSPNSLAGALLLGSALQFLVWFLTYNVAGKYTNYPNSDEIRNVHFIITMVLIGCSILFSFPFVYKKAEKIQYLVSIITTQNFGVSFFLIALFLIGENEGITENMLISFTNIAMFFGILLLVCIFVRYSILINRGHYKTGSSSDIRREKIEKRLHLPTIIVGSTALVFIIQHVVRVLGLASIETIAMVAIFISISYTIIYVLPEQLIILYCKYRFKSFNYNERGYLYSETEEKER, from the coding sequence GAAGATTTTAGAGTTCTCCGAAAGCCGCTAGAAAGCGGGAGGCAAAGCCCAAATTCCCTTGCAGGTGCACTTTTACTTGGCTCAGCTTTACAATTTTTAGTTTGGTTTTTAACCTATAATGTGGCCGGTAAATACACTAATTATCCTAATTCAGATGAAATTAGGAATGTTCATTTCATTATTACGATGGTATTGATTGGGTGTTCTATTCTTTTTTCTTTTCCATTTGTTTACAAAAAAGCTGAAAAAATACAGTATTTAGTAAGTATAATAACGACCCAAAATTTTGGAGTTTCATTTTTTTTAATCGCTTTGTTTTTAATAGGTGAAAATGAAGGAATAACAGAAAATATGCTAATATCCTTTACGAATATAGCAATGTTTTTTGGAATATTGTTATTGGTTTGTATTTTTGTTAGATATAGCATTTTAATAAATCGAGGACATTATAAAACTGGTTCTTCCTCTGATATACGGAGGGAAAAAATTGAAAAGAGGCTTCATCTGCCAACTATAATTGTGGGAAGCACAGCATTGGTTTTTATTATTCAACATGTAGTTAGAGTTTTGGGTCTAGCTAGCATAGAGACAATAGCAATGGTTGCTATATTTATTTCTATTTCGTATACGATTATTTATGTTCTTCCAGAACAACTCATCATTTTATATTGTAAGTATCGTTTTAAAAGCTTCAATTATAATGAAAGGGGCTATCTTTACTCAGAAACGGAAGAAAAGGAGCGGTAG